Genomic DNA from Alistipes indistinctus YIT 12060:
GTTCCGCTGATGCTCACGTCGGCCGTTTCGTTCGGTATCAGCTACTATTTCGAACCCTATTCGATCTATACGAAAAAACTCTACCAGAGCGGCGAGCTGCTCACGCACAACAAAGACCGTTCGGTGCTGGTCTTCCTCGACCTGAAGCGGCTGATGGAGACCGATTTCCACCCGGTGACGATGGACACGACCCTGGGCGACGTGGTGCGTCTCATCTCGTCGGTGCGTCGCAATATCTTCCCGGTGGTGAGCCGCGACGGGGTGCTGCTGGGGGTCGTCCAGCTCGACGACCTGCGGGCGGATATGTTCGACCCGGCCAAGTACGATACGAAGATCGACGCCTACATGATCCCGCCGCCCGACGTGGTCTATCCCAACGAGCAGATGGGCAGCGTACTCGATGCGTTCGAGCAGTCGAAGGCGTGGATGCTTCCGGTGATCGACAGCGACCGGCACTACCTCGGCTTTATCTCCAAGTCGCGCATCCTGGCGGCCTACCGCGACCAGCTGGTCGCGATCAGCGAAGAGTAACCGCGCGTTTGTCGTCGCGTTCCCGTATCCTTCTTGGCTTGTCGTTGCCCCTCTCTCGCTTGCCTTGTATCGTCCTGCCGCCGTGCATCCGGTCGTTCCGCCCTCAATAAAAAACCGGCTCCCGAAGGAGCCGGCATACAAACAAGGCGGTTACTCTGAACAATCAGACAGAGTAAATATAGCCCGGAAATTCCGGTTTTGCAAGTCCGGGAAGCATTTTTCCGGAACTAACCCGCGCGGCACAGCATCCCGCCCGGGGTTATACGTCTGCCGGGAAGGTTTTTTTGTCGTGCGCCTGGGCCCGGATTTCCGCATCCGGCTCGCCGTCGCGTTCCGCCGGAATGTCCCGTGGCCCGGCGCCGTCTTCGGCTATGCTCTGCTGGTGGCGGTTCCGGTAGGCGGCGGGCGTCATGCCGTACTCCTTTTTGAAAAGTTTGATGAAGTGCGACGTGTTCGGGAAGTTGCACGCGAGGCCGATCTCCGAGATCGACTTGTTGGTCGAGATCAGTAGCAGGCGCGAGTGCATCAGCCGCTGGCGGATGAACCATTTGTGCGGCGGCTCGAAAAAGTGCTTGCGGAACTCCTTCTTGAACGAGGTGAGGCTCCGGTTGCATTTGGCCGCCAGTTCCTCGATCGAAATATCCGTGAAGATGCTGTTGTGCACGATCTGTTCGAAGTTCTCCTTGGTCAGGTCCATGTTGCTCAGGATTTTGCTTTTGAGGCAGCACTCGCCCTGCGACAGGATCAGGTAGACCAGTTCGGTGAGCTTCAGGTGGACGGCCGTGTCGTCGTCGGCGAACAGGTTGTCGCGCAGTCCGGCATTGATCGTGGAGAAGAAGTTTTTCAGCGCGGGCCATCCCGGGGCCACGACGTGCGACTGCTTTTCGCATTCGGGACAGCTGTGGTCGTTGGTGATCGCCAACTGGTAGGTCAGGCTCAGGTTGTTGAGGATCCTGGCGAGTTGTTCCGAGGTGTAGTAGAAGACCACCTGCTCGAAATTCCTGCTGCCGGTGGGAACGTCCTCGGTGTAGTGGGTTCCGGCACTGAGGTAGAAGACCTCGCCCGCGCCTACCGCATGGCGCACGTCGCCGTAGTAGATGTATTTGGTGCCGCGCCGTACATAGCCTATGCAGTGCCTTGTCAGCGTGTGCGACTGGATTCCGATGCGCGAAGGCTGGACATACTTGACCACCGTCGGCTGCTGCGGGACCGGGGGAATGGATTTGGGGAGGTGCTTTGGCATATTCTCGAACTTTTTATTTTACGACGTGGGAGCGACTGCTTTGACCGGAACCCGGGGAGAAACCGGGCAGCAACAGGGTGTACGGCAAATATACAATGCAAGATTTGAAATTACAATATAATATTTATATATTTTAATATTCTATTTAAACCCCGGAACTGTCAAAAACGATGCAAAATCCATTGTCTATA
This window encodes:
- a CDS encoding helix-turn-helix transcriptional regulator, which produces MPKHLPKSIPPVPQQPTVVKYVQPSRIGIQSHTLTRHCIGYVRRGTKYIYYGDVRHAVGAGEVFYLSAGTHYTEDVPTGSRNFEQVVFYYTSEQLARILNNLSLTYQLAITNDHSCPECEKQSHVVAPGWPALKNFFSTINAGLRDNLFADDDTAVHLKLTELVYLILSQGECCLKSKILSNMDLTKENFEQIVHNSIFTDISIEELAAKCNRSLTSFKKEFRKHFFEPPHKWFIRQRLMHSRLLLISTNKSISEIGLACNFPNTSHFIKLFKKEYGMTPAAYRNRHQQSIAEDGAGPRDIPAERDGEPDAEIRAQAHDKKTFPADV